The Mucilaginibacter yixingensis genome window below encodes:
- a CDS encoding type II toxin-antitoxin system RelE/ParE family toxin codes for MARSIKWSPRAKKRYQQVLDYLQENWGDRVVQKFIERTDKVLYTIAAYPYAYEASSEKIIRKAVIGKQNSVIYRIDNTSIYLLTFWDNRQDPKKLKY; via the coding sequence ATGGCTCGAAGCATTAAATGGTCTCCCAGAGCAAAAAAGCGCTATCAACAAGTTCTGGATTATTTACAGGAAAATTGGGGCGACCGGGTTGTACAGAAATTTATAGAAAGAACAGATAAGGTTTTATATACCATTGCCGCATATCCGTATGCCTATGAGGCCTCATCAGAAAAAATAATCAGAAAAGCAGTTATCGGTAAACAAAATTCGGTTATCTACCGAATAGATAACACATCAATCTATTTACTCACCTTTTGGGATAATCGCCAAGACCCAAAGAAATTGAAATACTAA
- a CDS encoding 2-hydroxyacid dehydrogenase, giving the protein MKNNILIVDDIHPIFIERAEELGYTCSYQPTITKQQALELLPAYEGLLIRSKFQVDQAVLDLATSLRFICRAGAGMDNIDEAYAISKNIHLINAPEGNSDAVGEHAIGMLLSLMNNFNRADAEVRGGQWQREANRGCELKGKTVGIVGYGHMGRSFARKLSGFEVNVIAYDKYKTGFSDQYAREVSMEEIVKQSDVLSIHVPLTKETNGLISDEYLFHLRKPIFFINTSRGKVAQVQAVLNAIKQGKILGAALDVLEVEKFPALGEQAWYEELKQSGKVLLTPHVAGWTFESYRKISEVMADKLADYSRNKA; this is encoded by the coding sequence ATGAAAAATAACATCCTCATCGTAGACGACATCCATCCCATTTTTATAGAACGAGCCGAAGAGTTGGGTTATACCTGCAGCTATCAGCCTACCATCACCAAGCAACAGGCGCTGGAACTATTGCCCGCTTATGAAGGCTTATTGATTCGCTCTAAGTTTCAGGTTGACCAGGCGGTGCTGGATCTGGCTACATCGCTGCGCTTTATTTGTCGCGCAGGCGCGGGGATGGATAATATTGATGAAGCTTACGCCATCAGCAAAAATATCCATCTGATTAACGCCCCCGAGGGTAACTCTGACGCCGTGGGCGAACACGCGATTGGTATGCTGCTTTCGTTGATGAATAATTTTAATCGTGCCGATGCCGAAGTGCGCGGCGGACAGTGGCAGCGCGAAGCCAACCGCGGCTGCGAGCTGAAAGGTAAAACGGTAGGTATTGTGGGCTACGGACACATGGGCCGCAGTTTTGCCCGCAAGCTATCAGGCTTTGAAGTAAATGTGATTGCTTACGATAAATATAAAACAGGCTTTAGCGATCAGTATGCCCGTGAGGTGAGCATGGAAGAAATTGTAAAGCAAAGCGATGTGCTGAGCATCCACGTGCCGCTTACAAAAGAGACAAACGGATTGATTAGTGATGAATACCTGTTCCATTTGCGCAAGCCTATTTTCTTTATCAATACCTCGCGCGGCAAGGTGGCGCAGGTACAGGCGGTGCTTAACGCTATTAAACAAGGCAAAATATTGGGCGCTGCGCTTGACGTATTGGAGGTAGAGAAATTCCCGGCCCTGGGTGAGCAAGCCTGGTATGAAGAATTAAAGCAGAGTGGCAAAGTACTGCTTACCCCGCACGTGGCCGGCTGGACATTTGAGTCGTACCGTAAAATAAGCGAGGTAATGGCCGATAAATTGGCAGATTATAGCAGAAATAAAGCGTAA
- the greA gene encoding transcription elongation factor GreA translates to MAEVTYYTKEGLEKLKEELQYLKTEGRAQIAKAIAEARDKGDLSENAEYDAAKEAQGLHETKIAKLSDVLASARLLDESKLDTSKVLALSIVKIKNTKNGATMSYQLVSESEADLKSGKISVSSPIAKGLLGKKVGEKTEIQVPAGKMEFEILEISR, encoded by the coding sequence ATGGCAGAAGTGACCTATTATACCAAAGAAGGTTTAGAAAAATTAAAAGAGGAATTACAGTACCTGAAAACCGAAGGTCGTGCCCAGATTGCAAAAGCAATTGCAGAAGCGCGCGATAAAGGCGACCTTTCTGAGAATGCCGAATATGATGCGGCAAAAGAGGCCCAAGGCCTGCACGAAACCAAAATTGCCAAATTGAGCGATGTACTGGCCAGTGCCCGTTTATTAGACGAGAGCAAGCTGGATACCTCAAAAGTATTGGCCCTATCAATTGTTAAAATTAAAAACACCAAAAACGGCGCCACCATGAGCTATCAGCTGGTGTCTGAAAGTGAAGCCGATCTTAAATCGGGCAAAATATCTGTTAGCTCTCCAATAGCCAAAGGCTTGCTGGGCAAAAAAGTTGGCGAGAAAACCGAGATCCAGGTGCCAGCCGGCAAAATGGAGTTTGAGATTCTGGAAATTAGCCGCTAA
- a CDS encoding HIT family protein: protein MPSIFSKIVAGDIPAYKVAESNDFLAFLDISPLKEGHLLVIPKQEVDYLFDLNDETYTGLQLFAKIVAKGLKEAIPCERIGVVVMGLEVPHAHIHLIPMNEANDINFANPKLKFTPEQFEATVKKIKAALREDYKHDL, encoded by the coding sequence ATGCCCAGCATTTTTTCTAAAATAGTTGCCGGCGATATACCTGCCTACAAGGTTGCCGAGAGTAATGATTTCCTGGCTTTCCTGGATATCAGTCCGCTAAAAGAAGGCCACTTGCTGGTAATCCCTAAGCAAGAGGTTGATTACCTGTTTGATCTGAATGACGAGACCTATACCGGCCTGCAGCTGTTTGCCAAAATTGTGGCTAAAGGACTGAAAGAGGCCATCCCCTGCGAGCGCATTGGCGTGGTAGTAATGGGCCTGGAGGTGCCGCACGCACACATCCATCTCATCCCTATGAACGAGGCGAATGATATCAATTTTGCCAACCCCAAACTCAAATTTACTCCCGAGCAGTTTGAGGCCACCGTTAAGAAAATTAAGGCCGCCCTGCGCGAAGATTACAAACACGATTTGTAA
- a CDS encoding AAA family ATPase → MTPVLKIAVVGPESTGKSTLSALLAAHYHTVWVPEYAREYCANLTEAPTIDDEVAMFYGQLKLEQEYLPRANKILICDTTFITVKIWSDAFFGHTPQVVLDELPRRPYDLYLLLDIDMPWQDDPLRDFPTRREHFMEIWHEELKALNANYVTISGLGEERGQAAIRAIDGFLKEKGAF, encoded by the coding sequence ATGACACCCGTATTGAAAATAGCCGTTGTGGGGCCCGAGTCTACGGGTAAGTCTACGCTTTCGGCGTTATTGGCGGCGCATTATCATACCGTTTGGGTGCCAGAGTATGCGCGCGAGTACTGTGCTAATTTAACTGAGGCGCCAACTATAGATGATGAGGTGGCCATGTTTTACGGTCAGCTAAAGCTGGAGCAGGAGTATCTGCCCCGCGCCAATAAGATCCTCATTTGCGATACCACTTTTATTACCGTAAAAATCTGGAGCGATGCTTTCTTTGGCCATACCCCGCAGGTGGTGCTGGACGAGTTGCCGCGTCGCCCTTATGATCTGTATTTGTTATTGGATATTGATATGCCCTGGCAGGATGATCCGCTGAGGGATTTCCCGACGCGCCGCGAGCATTTTATGGAGATTTGGCATGAAGAACTGAAAGCGCTTAATGCCAATTATGTAACGATATCTGGTTTGGGTGAAGAAAGAGGACAAGCTGCAATTAGAGCGATTGATGGATTTTTGAAAGAAAAGGGTGCTTTTTAA
- a CDS encoding DUF177 domain-containing protein, with translation MKSLKTYAIPFTGLSLGKHEFDFVVADEFFTEFDYSLVKKADVKCKVELERQETMLILNFHLQGSIGMTCDRCLADYPQNIDIREQQIAKFSEEEIDEDEEVIALSKNDHEINIAGLIYEYINVAVPFIATCGNEGKTPYCDKDMLDRLSKLSGSEEQTEQTDPRWDALKNINK, from the coding sequence TTGAAATCGCTGAAGACATACGCCATTCCATTTACCGGCTTAAGCCTGGGGAAGCACGAGTTTGACTTTGTGGTAGCCGACGAGTTTTTCACAGAGTTTGATTACTCGCTGGTTAAGAAAGCCGATGTAAAGTGCAAGGTTGAACTGGAGAGGCAGGAAACCATGCTGATCCTGAACTTTCACCTGCAAGGCAGCATTGGCATGACCTGCGATAGGTGTCTGGCTGATTATCCGCAGAATATTGACATCCGCGAGCAGCAGATTGCCAAGTTTAGCGAAGAAGAGATAGATGAGGACGAAGAAGTGATAGCCCTTTCAAAAAATGATCATGAGATCAATATTGCGGGGCTGATTTATGAATATATTAACGTTGCGGTGCCTTTTATAGCCACCTGCGGCAATGAGGGTAAAACCCCTTACTGTGATAAGGATATGCTCGATCGTTTAAGTAAACTTTCGGGCAGTGAAGAACAAACCGAGCAGACAGACCCGCGTTGGGATGCGCTCAAAAACATTAATAAATAA